The segment TTTTATCTACGAACGGACACATTGATTATCACTTGACAGAGTTATAGGAACAACCTAATAACACTAATACTTATTAATATATGGTTTCAGGAATATCAGAAAAACCATACACATATGGACGTGACGCAGGATATGAACGCACAGAAGAAATGGATGCAACTCCCAAGAGATGTCGTGGTCGGACATGGCGTCATCGATGATGTTAAGAATGTCTGCGCAGATCTCAAACTTGTTGACAATGCATTGATAGTCACAGGTAAGAGCACAAGGAAGATAGCTGGCGACATTGTCCATGATTCACTGGTTGACAGTGGCCAGAACGTGGAAATGATCGTTTCTGAAGCTGCTTCCATGAAAGAGGTTGACAGGGTAAGAAGACAGGCGGTCGATTCAGACGTGGAATACCTGCTTGGGGTCGGCAGCGGGAAATCCATAGATGTTGCAAAGCTTGCAGCAACCGAGATCGAAGTACCATTCATAAGTGTGCCAACAGCTGCATCACATGATGGTATAGTCTCATCCAGAGCGTCCATAAAAGATGGTACAAAAACAGCATCCATCCAGGCAAATGCACCCATGGCAGTAGTAGCTGATACCGAGATCATTGCAAATGCACCTTACCGGCTGCTTGCATCCGGCTGTGGAGATATAATTTCCAACTGTACTGCAGTTCTGGACTGGCAA is part of the Methanococcoides orientis genome and harbors:
- a CDS encoding NAD(P)-dependent glycerol-1-phosphate dehydrogenase, coding for MDVTQDMNAQKKWMQLPRDVVVGHGVIDDVKNVCADLKLVDNALIVTGKSTRKIAGDIVHDSLVDSGQNVEMIVSEAASMKEVDRVRRQAVDSDVEYLLGVGSGKSIDVAKLAATEIEVPFISVPTAASHDGIVSSRASIKDGTKTASIQANAPMAVVADTEIIANAPYRLLASGCGDIISNCTAVLDWQLANRLQNVPFSEYAAALSSMTAQILIDSADTIKPELESSVRMVVKALVSSGVAMSIAGSSRPASGSEHMFSHALNKVAPIPALHGEQCGVGTIMMMYLHGGDWKRIRDALKIINAPVTAEEMGIEDKYILEALVLSHTIRPERYTILATGLTPDAAEIVARKTKVIS